The Sander lucioperca isolate FBNREF2018 chromosome 15, SLUC_FBN_1.2, whole genome shotgun sequence genome window below encodes:
- the LOC118493235 gene encoding uncharacterized protein LOC118493235, whose translation MKRNKQIDVKRALALAGTFNFLCCCARACLLPFLTLYFRQLGLTPTMTGIVMGTKHLILLVWSPAASQLSKHYDKRVRRKARRKDDTGREKRKPYEYLDFAYASDRYSSTRPDLTAQHCGDRAGNLRLHIERHTQTATTAYTTNTHTYSLKCLFVGAASKRFGIDEEREAVPLTLKVAYNKVAVSGRSQWTQTEMVCTSINLYKACRKPEQLDSRIESLQLTMTEVLKRQCSKSKKGYNQHISVSEAKVDKVQVNGGDDETTFAVCLDQDEKFIQSVTRYKSIIRHESGINLLILGYMLLLRFHLEVAF comes from the exons ATGAAGAGGAACAAGCAGATCGACGTCAAGCGCGCCCTCGCTCTGGCCGGGACCTTCAACTTCCTGTGCTGCTGCGCTCGTGCCTGCCTGCTCCCCTTCCTCACGCTGTACTTCAGACAGCTGGGTCTGACCCCCACCATGACGGGCATCGTCATGGGCACCAAGCACCTCATATTGCTGGTCTGGAGCCCTGCGGCGAGCCAGCTCTCCAAACACTACGACAAGAG GGTCAGAAGAAAAGCTCGGAGAAAAGACGAcacaggaagagaaaaaagaaagccgtACGAGTATCTGGACTTTGCGTATGCCTCGGACCGCTACAGCAGCACCCGG ccagaccttactgcacagcactgtggagatagagctggcaatctGAGACTACACATTGAGAGACACACCCAGACAGCCACAACAGCAtatacaacaaacacacacacttacagtttAAAGTGTCTTTTTGTAGGTGCTGCCAGCAAAAGGTTTGGAATTGATGAAGAACGGGAGGCTGTCCCTTTAACACTAAAGGTTGCCTACAACAAG GTGGCTGTTAGCGGGAGGAGCCAGTGGACGCAGACAGAGATGGTTTGCACATCGATAAATCTTTACAAAGCCTGCCGGAAACCTGAGCAGCTAG ATTCAAGAATAGAAAGTCTGCAGCTGACAATGACAGAAGTCCTGAAGAGGCAGTGCTCCAAGTCTAAAAAGGGCTACAATCAG CACATCTCCGTCTCAGAGGCGAAGGTGGACAAGGTGCAGGTGAACGGCGGAGACGATGAGACaacctttgctgtgtgtctggATCAGGATGAGAAGTTCATCCAAAGTGTCACCAGGTACAAGAGCATCAttagacatgagagtggtatcaatcttctcatcctAGGCTACATGCTACTGCTACGTTTTCATTTGGAAGTAGCATTTTGA